TTCAACCTATTGACATGACAAGCGTTCAAAATGGTACAacgacacaaaacacacaaaggGTTGAAAGGCCTCACCTCTCCAATAGTGTAGTTCCCCTGTCTAGCACGGACAATCATCTCCATCTGAAAGACGTAGCCTTTGGACACACACCGCTCCACCAGACTCTCCAGTACTTCCTTCTTGTAGAGCCTGATGTCATCATGCATCAGAACAAACACAGCATGAGATAACACCCACTACGTTGCTGACGAATGAAAACCTCTCATCTCCAAAACAGAAACTTTTcaggaaattgaaaaaaaaaaatgccatATTTTCCCGTTAACAAACATATAATTACAAAACTTTAGAagctattttgaatacattttattGGTCCTGTTTAGAGTACTGCTTTCAATACatgtaaaacatgttttattcttTGACATAAATGGAGTTACAAGGTTTTCATCTGACAATAGTTCACAGATAGAGGCTGATGTACCGGTATGCAGGTGTGATAACTGTACCTGCTGTTCTTCAAACTTATTTACATTTTGCCACTTACCTGAAGCTGCCAGTCAGGTCTGATGCCCCAGGTCTCAGCAACACCTGTGTGACATAGTTAGCTCCCCGACTgtaagagagatagggagggaaggaCAGAAAGATATGAGGAAAATGGAATATTTAATTAAACTCTCATTAGAGTTTGGTGGTTGCACAAGCAGGAGAAATGACAGCCAACAATCGTAATGTAACAGAAGTGAGCGTGTGCCACTGCAGTTACCTGATGAGCTTCCTGCGCAGGTCCCAACCGTATACGCCACCATCTCCTCTGTACCGGGTGCCTGACACCAGATCATACCCGCCTTCTCTCTGTTTCCTTGGAGACAAACACATTCACATCAGCTATTTGGCAACTGACGATCATATGGTAGAGATGCAGCGGGCTAGTGAATGTGTGCAGCGGGCTAGTGAATGTGTGCAGCGGACTAGTGAATGTGTGCATTTCAGAAAAATACACGTTCACATTTTGGGATAAATTCAAATAGATTACTTACTCTATGAATTCTGGAATAAATTTAGGCTGCAAACAAAGAGAAACAGGATGTATTTTAGCATGCATGATTTCAAAAGTCATTCTGTCTATGAAGCATTCGTATACAAATAGGCCTATTCCATCAAGCAAGTTTTATAACACCACAAGTTACCCCCTGAATAGTAAAATGAACTAAATATAGTATTGGACTAAAACATATTGAATGTACAGGGTCCGTAGCCACTATCCCACCCTGTTTGTCTGCTATTGTATTGTCCCCGCCAGATATACAGGAGATCCACTCACATGATGGGAGAGGTCTGCGTCCATTATGAAAACATAGTTCCCTGTAGCATGTTTAATGCCATGGATGTAGGCAGTACCTGAAGGAAGAATCAGATGACATTAGcagatgtgtgtgtagtgtgtctgagATATTGTGCTAAAATACAGATGCAACACTGGTGTTCACTTTGATGAATGAGTATGTGACACTTGCCTAACCCTAGTTTCTTTGCTCTTGGTCGAAGGagctggagaaaaaaaaaacccAGCAAGAATGTGTTATgtcagcaggtatgtgaatgtcAAATTACAACTACTAATATCTATTCCAATCACTTACTATCTTGTCCTCTCCGTATATCTTCTGCAGTTGTTCTGCCACCTCAAGTGTCCCATCCGGACTTCCATCATCAATTACAATAATCTCATAGTTATATCCACTGTAAATGACATGCAAACAGATGTTTCAACTCAGCACACAACAAATAAAATGCTAATCTGACAACTGTTCAAATTGAGTTAGTTAATTTACAAGAATTACTCTTTTAAAAAGGCACAACATGTAAAATGTGATTGCAGTTCTTGATGTCTATGGCGTACAATGTTGCATGTTTAAATAATTGACTGGACCACCCACAACTTCCTTTTGTTGTTATGAAGAGGTAAGGCATTTGTAATAAGCTCATTAAGGTATTTATAAGTCATGTTctaaagaaaaataaagaaaaaaaatctgggtTTATTTCATAAAATTATATTACAAATGACCGGCTGAAAATCTCAGCAGCAGATTGTTAAAGTAAGCCATTGGCTGTCCCCTAGCAAATCTGATTTTTATTGACAGCTCATCGCCGATTCTGGGCTACAGATCTTGTCATTCACTCTGGGCTACAGCTAGTGTAGCTAAAAAAACGACTACTAACCTTTCACCGAAGTATTTCACCAGTAGCCACACAATAAGAGGTAGATTCTCACGTTCATTGTAAGTTGGCAACAACACCGAATATTTATCACCATTTCCCCGGCTCTGATGTGAACCTTTTCGGCTTGCCATGTTGAAATGTTGATCCGGATGCGGGTGCTCTCAGAAATATCCACCCCTGCaacaaattcttaaaataatgattcCTAGCAATGTAGCTACCACTAGGTGGCGCTCTTGCAACAAAGAATACGTCTCTTGATTGGAGATATTGGATAATTCTGATCATACTCAACTGCCAATGTTATTCCCCAGTAACAGTAGCCTATTTAATAGTATTGTCTTGCAAAAACTACATAATATAATCATTATGTCATTGAAGTAAAAACTTG
The DNA window shown above is from Salmo salar chromosome ssa13, Ssal_v3.1, whole genome shotgun sequence and carries:
- the LOC106566454 gene encoding dolichol-phosphate mannosyltransferase subunit 1, with the translated sequence MASRKGSHQSRGNGDKYSVLLPTYNERENLPLIVWLLVKYFGESGYNYEIIVIDDGSPDGTLEVAEQLQKIYGEDKILLRPRAKKLGLGTAYIHGIKHATGNYVFIMDADLSHHPKFIPEFIEKQREGGYDLVSGTRYRGDGGVYGWDLRRKLISRGANYVTQVLLRPGASDLTGSFRLYKKEVLESLVERCVSKGYVFQMEMIVRARQGNYTIGEVPISFVDRVYGESKLGGNEIVSFLKGLLTLFATT